CAGGCCGAATACGAGCAGGCGCAGTACGAATTCGCCCAGCAGCAGGCGGTACGGGCGATGCCCGTACCCGCACCCGCCGCCCCGGTCGATCTTGTCGCCGAGTTGCAGAAACTCGGCGATCTCAAATCACAAGGGCTGCTGAGCGATGCCGAGTTCCAAGCCGCGAAAGCGCGACTGCTCGGCTAAATTCTCCGACGGGGCGAGACATTCCTGCTCCCGCTTCCGTACCCGACACCGATTGGAACCCGCTATGTCCGCGATCGCCGTCAACGTCCTGAACTTCACTCGAGCAGAATCTGATCTCATGTTCGCTCGCCTGGCCGCGGGCGTCGGCCTGGGCACGTGGAACCACACTCGTGAGCTCGGGTCACTCGAAGACCAGCCGATCATCCGCCAGAACCGCGACACCCTGTACAGCAGCGCGATCATCGACGTGCGCGAAGACGTCACGATCACGGTGCCTGATACCGGCAAGCGCTACATCTCCGTGTGGGTGGTCAGTCAAGATCACTTCGGTCCCGTCATCCTTCGTGATCCGGGAGAGCACCGGCTCACGCGCGAACTGGTCGGGACCGACTACGCCGCACTGATCGTGCGTATCCTCGTCGATCCGAACAGCCCCGAAGACGTCGCCGAGGTGAACCGGCTGCAGGACGTCCTCACCATCGACGGCGGCGGAACAGGCGAGTTCCCGTTGCCCGACTACGACGAAGGGTCACAGACCGAGACCCGCGACGCACTCCTCGCCCTCGCTCGTGGCATCACCACGTACGACGGTTCATTCGGCACCGCTGCGGAAGTCGACCCCATCAGGCACCTGCTCGGTACCGCCTCCGGCTGGGGTGGCCTTCCCGAGCACGAGGCCACCTACGTCAACTTCGACGAACGTCTCCCCGTCGGGGAATACCGCCTCCGCCTGAATGATGTTCCCGTGGATGCATTCTGGTCGGTCTCGCTGTACAACGCGGCAGGATACTTCGAGGAAAACGCTCTGGGCGTCAACAGCATCAACAGCCTCACCGCCACCCCCGACG
The nucleotide sequence above comes from Rhodococcus sp. KBS0724. Encoded proteins:
- a CDS encoding SHOCT domain-containing protein, with amino-acid sequence MPYIPRRGRPGLLGLAARTAVVTGTATAVSNGMATRRQSRAQAEYEQAQYEFAQQQAVRAMPVPAPAAPVDLVAELQKLGDLKSQGLLSDAEFQAAKARLLG
- a CDS encoding DUF1214 domain-containing protein, whose amino-acid sequence is MSAIAVNVLNFTRAESDLMFARLAAGVGLGTWNHTRELGSLEDQPIIRQNRDTLYSSAIIDVREDVTITVPDTGKRYISVWVVSQDHFGPVILRDPGEHRLTRELVGTDYAALIVRILVDPNSPEDVAEVNRLQDVLTIDGGGTGEFPLPDYDEGSQTETRDALLALARGITTYDGSFGTAAEVDPIRHLLGTASGWGGLPEHEATYVNFDERLPVGEYRLRLNDVPVDAFWSVSLYNAAGYFEENALGVNSINSLTATPDADGSTTIRFGVHLDGVANALPIMPGWNYVLRLYRPQPIVLDGTWTAPRPEAL